ACGTCGACGCGCTTCTGAGCGCTGATCGCGGCGATATGAAGACGGCGGTCGAGAGGTTTCGGTCGGCGCTCGATAAGGATCCCGAACTGTACGGCGCGTGGCAGGATCTCGGGCTCTTGTATCTCAAACTCGGTCGCTGGGAAGACGCGGCGGCGACCTTCGCCGAACTTGCGAAGCGTCAATCGAATTCCGCCGAAGCTGCGTATCTCGGAGCTCTCGCACTTTATAATCTCAAACGGACGAGCGACGCCGAATCGGAGGTTCGCCGCGCATTGCGTTTGAATGCGGGTTTTGCCGACGCCCGGACACTTCTCGGCATCATTCTGTCTTCAAAACCGGACGGGATTCAGGAAGCCATTGAATCCCTGACCCAGGCGATCGCTCTCAAGCCGAACAGTTTCGACGCGAATTTCTATCTCGGGCGGCTTGAGTACACCGAAGGTCGTTTCAATTCAGCCTTCAAACACCTTGAAACCGCGGCGAAGATCAACCCGGCAAACACCGAAGCGAGATTCTTTCTGGGAACCGTTTTCGAATCGCTAGGCGAAAGCGAAAAGGCTCTTGCCGAGTATCAGGAGATCGTCAAGCTTGAGCCGGCGTCGTTCTTCGGTCAGGTCGGGCTTGGCGCCCTCTACGTCAAACAGGGCAAGCTCGACGAAGCCGTCGCCGCGCTCTCGAATGCGCTCAAGACGGAACCGAACAGCTTCGAGGCGAATCTGACGATCGGCCGCGCTTTCATCCTAAAGGAAATGTTTCCGCAAGCAGAAGAGTCGCTCAAACGGGCAGTCGAACTTCAGCCGAAACGCACCGACGCGCGCTACCAGTGGGCGATCGCGCTCCGGCGGCTGGGGCGAAACGATGAAGCGAGACGCGAATTCGAATTGGTTGAAAAACTGAATAAGGAATTTCGGGAGGGAAGGGAAAACCAGTGAGGATCGCTAGCCTTATCTCTGTTTTGATCTTCTTTTCCGTTTGTGCCACGGTTCTTTCCGGCGTCGCTTCGGCGCAGCGGACCGCGCCCGTGAGGAAACCGCCGGCGCAGGTCGACGACACGCCGCCGGCGACAAAACAGGCGATCGACAATGCGATCCGTCTGCTCGAACAACGGGATTTCGCCGGCGCCGAAGCCGAAGCCCGAAACGCGGTGAAACTCTCGCCGCGTTCGGCGGTAGCATTCAATGTCCTCGGGATCGTTCTCGACGAACAGGGAAAATCGGCTGATGCTCTGACGGCGTTCTCGACCGCGATCAAACTCGCGCCCACGTTCATCAGTCCGAAGAACAATCTCGGGCGTTTGCTCGCCAATCAAGGCAAATTGGCGGAGGCTCTCGCGCAGTTCGAGGCCGTTCTGAAAATCGAACCGACTCATTTGCAGGCACGCTACAACGCTGCCGCGATCTATGCCGAAACATCGAAATTCGACAAATCGGCCGAATACTTCGCATTGCTGTTGAAGGCCAACCCGGCGGATCTTCAGCTTTCAATGGCGTTTCTCAACGTCGCGTACCGCGCGAATCGCACCGACGAAGCGAATGCGCTCGCCGATTCGCTCGAAACTCGGTTTTCGACCGAACTTCGCGGACTTTTCTCACTCGGCGTCGTGCTCGCTCAGGGACAACAGTATGAACGGGCTTTGCGTATCTTTAGACGCGCGAACGAAATTCAGCCGAACACGTTCGAGATCCTCTACAATCTCGGACTTGTCCTCGACAATCTCAAGCGGCAGGACGAAGCTGTCGAGTTGCTCGCGCAGGCCGCCGACCTTAAGCCCGAGGCGGTCGAAGTTCACTTCCGGCTCGGCGTTATCGCCAGCGAACGAAACGATCATTCAAACGCTGCCGAAGAATTTCGCCACTGCATAGATCTCGATCCGAAAACGCCTATTACTATTCCTTGCTTGGACGCGAGTTTCTGAGAACGGGTTTTTGGGAAGGGGCGATCAAGAACTACACGGAGGCGATGAAACTCAATCCGAATGACATAACGTCGGTCGTCGGACGCGCCAACGCTAACTTCAGAAAGGGCGAGTGGATCGGTGCCGCAGCCGATTACGATCTAGTCGCCAAACTCGATCCTAACTTTCCAAAGATCGACTATTTGCGCGGCTTCGTTCACAGTTCGGCGGGGAATTTCGACATCGCGCGGCAATTGTTGGAAAAGTTCGTCGGCAAAAACGCCGAGAGTGTCGAAGCGCTCGCGGCGCTTGGATACGTCGCTCTCGAACAGGGTCGGTTTGACGACGCCGAAACGGCGCTCAAAAAAGCGATCACGCTCGATCCGGCCGACGCCTCGTCACTCTACGACTTTGCGCGGCTCGCCATCAAGCAGAAGAATTACGCCGAAGCCGTCGTGCGGCTTGAAAAACTGGTGACGATCAACCGCGTCAATCCGCAGGCCTTCTACCAGTTGTTTCTGGCTTATTCGCGCCTCAAGCAGACCGACAAGGCGAACGTCGCGCTCGCCGAGTTCAAACGGCTCGACGCGCTTGAAAAACAGGCGCAACAGGAACGGATCTTTGATGAGAAGTTGCGAACGCAAAAGCTATCCGCGCCGCAATAGGAGGAACTATGTCAATTCGCCGAATTTTGCTGTTGACGATCGTTGCCGTTTTGTCCGTTGGAAATCTTTACGGGCAAACTGACTGGAAACTGAAGGCCTGGGATCAATGGGACAAGTCAGACGTTGAGAAGATACTCAACAACTCGGAGTTTGCCAAGAGCCAGGAGGTCAGGCTGCAATACGAGCCGACGCAGGTCGTCGCGGCAGGTTCTTTCACGCCGGCGACGCTCGCCACGGGCAACTCCGGCGGCGGCACGACGCGCGGAACCGTGAACACCGTCAATCAAGGCGCGATCCAGCCGACCGTCAGTTTCGTCTTTACGCTTCGGATGCGGTCGTCGCTCGCGATCAGATTGGCAATGGTCCGTAAGAATCAGCTCGAAACCGACGTCGAAAAGATGACCAAAGAGGAGCTTGAGCTTTTCAACAAACGTCAGATCGGGCTTTACGACTGTCCGGCCTGCGTCAATAACTACGTGCTCACGCTGACCAGCAGTTCGAGCGAGAACAAGAACTTTGACGCGGTTTACTCGGCATTTTCAAATGCAAGGATAGACGATTTGAAACGATACATTTATCTCGTCAACGACAAGGGTGAGAAGCGCGAACTGGTGAATTTCGTCGCTCCGAAAAGAGCCGGCGACGAGGCTGTTTTCTTCTTCCCCAGGCTTGACGCGAAAGGCGCTCCGCTGTTCACGATGGACAGCAAGTATTTGATCTTCAACGTGACCAACAATGATGTCAATGCGGTTACGAATTTCAAGGTCGAGATCCCGCCGATGATCGTCGGCGACCATATCGAGTTCTGAGAGGTGAAAATGAAACGGTTTTTATTTTTCGGCATTGTCCTTCTGTTTTTTTCGCAGGTCGCGTCGGCGCAGGATTTTTGGATGCAAAAATCCTACAAACGCTGGACCAAGGAAGAGATCGTCCGGCTGATCTCGGATTCGCCCTGGTCGCAGGTCGCCGGCGACACCGGAAACGCGCAGATCCGCGACGCGGCGTACGTTACGGTCAGGCTTCGTTCGTCGATCCTGATCCGGCAGGCGCTGGTTCGTCTTAAGCAGATCGAAAGCGGTTACGACAAGTTCGAGCCGGCAAAGAAGATCGAATTCGACGAGAAGATGAAGGGCACGCTCGAATGTCCTGCGTGCCAGGAAAATTACGTCGTCACGATCTCGCCTCCGGTCGCTGACCGGCAGCTGAAAAGCGCGGTTTTCGGCCTCGTCAATCTTAAGTTCGAACAACTGAAGGACACTGTCTATTTGGTTAACGACAAAGGCGAAAAGCGGAAACTCGTGCATTTTCAGGCGGCGATGTCGAACGACGGCGAAGCGACGCTGTTCTTTCCGCGGTTGGACGAAAATGGCGCGAAACTTCTGACCGGCGAAAGCAAGACCGTGACGCTGATATTTGAAACCAAGGGACTGCCGAATTTTCAGGTTCCGAGGAGCACGATCTTTGATGTCACGAAGGCGATGATCGACGGCAACGTCGAGTTTTGAGAATGGTCACAGGCTTGGAATGATGATTTTCAGACGAGATAATTTCAACGAAACCATCCGATTCATCTGTCTTCTGCCGCTGGCATTTTGCCTGTTTGCCGCAATGGCGTTGGCGCAGACGGTGACGAAGGTTGAACCGCCGTCGTGGTGGGCCGGCCATTCGATAAATCCGGTCAGGCTAATGGTGCGCGGCGAGAATTTCGCCGGCGCGCGCATCGTTTCCAGGAATCCGATGCTCAAAGCGTCGAACCTTCGCGTCAACGATCGCGGCGATTATCTCTTTTTTGACGTCACGATTCCGAAAACGGCGAAGATCGGGAAGTACGAATTTGAAGTCGTGACGCCAAAAGGTAAATCGGCCGTGCCTTTCGAAATCCTTCCGCCGCTCAATCCGGACTTGAACTTCAAGGGGATCGGCGGCAAGGACGTCATCTACCTGATCATGACCGACCGCTTCGCAGACGGCGATCCGGCGAACAACAAGAACGTCGACCGGACGAACCCACGGATGTGGCATGGCGGTGATTTCAAGGGAATAAAAGAGAAGATCCCGTATCTCAAGGACCTTGGCGTGACCGCGATCTGGCTCACGCCGTGGTACGACAATTCGAACGAGATCACGACCTGCGACAAGCCCTGGTGTCCGATGGCGAGCTATCACGGCTACGGCGCGGTCGATTACTACGGCGTTGAAGACCATTTCGGGACTATGGACGATCTTCGAACGATGATCGCGGCGGCAAAAGCCAACGGCATCAAGGTTATTCAGGATCAGGTAGCGAATCACTTCGGATTCCGGCATCCGTGGACAAAGAACCCGCCCACTTCGACCTGGACGCCGCCGTTCGAACAGAACCGTTTCAACAACTCGTCGCTGCTGTCGCCGAACGCTTCGCGAAACGAACGGGCCAACACGCTGAGCGGATGGTTTGATTTCACTTTGCCGGATCTCAACCAAAATGATCCGGAAGTTCGCAAATATCTCATTCAAAATGCATTATGGTGGATCGGTGTAACCGGCATCGACGGTATTCGTCAGGATACAATCCAGTATATGCCGCGTGATTTCATCCGCGATTGGTCGCTCTCGATCAAGAAACAGTACCCGAAATTCTGGATGGTCGGCGAGGTGTTTGAAGAGGATTCCGCGCACACCGCTTTCTTTCAGGGCGGGAAGCCCGGATGGGACGGAATCGACACAAACCTGCCGTCGGTTTTCGATTTCAAACTCTGGCGGACGTCGCAGGAAGTTTTCACCGGAAAAAAGCCGATGCGCGCGTTGCGGGACGTTTTGAAATATGACGCGCTTTACCCGAACGTCAACGATCTGACGGTGATGACGAACAACCACGATACCGATCGGTTTATGAGTCTGCAGGGCGCGACGAAGGAAGGCGCGAAACTCCATACGGCTTTCGTTCTCGCGACGCGTGGCATACCGCAATTGTACGCCGGTGAGGAGATTCTGATGGAGGGCGGTCACGATCCCGATAACCGGCGCGATTTTCCGGGGGGATTTCCCGGGGATACGGTCGACAAGTTCGCTGAATCGGGCCGCGCAGCCGATGAACGCGAGATGTTCGAATGGACGCGGAAATGGATCGATTTGCGAAGGAAGAGCATCGCGTTTTCATTTGGCAAGACGACGGATCTTTTTTATGATTCCGACTCCTACGTGTTCGATCGCTCGGTTGTGAACGTCATAGAGATTTCCGCGGTGATCGTGGCATTCAACAACAGCGACAAAACAAAGGTGATCGAGTTGCCGTTCGGATCCGTCCGTCCGAAGCCGCTCATTTCGGATCGAGAAACGGTAACGATCGAAGGCGGAAAGTTGAAGATGGTGCTGGCGCCAAAGTCGGCGATAGCTTACGGACATTGAAATCATCGTGAAATCGGCCGGAAAGCATTTGCCGGCTTTGGTGAACATTAACTCAGACTGCTTACTAACGAAAACATGCCCTTTCCAAGAGCCGCAGGAATTCTGCTTCATCCGACGAGTTTGCCGTCGCCGTACGGCATCGGCGATCTCGGCCGCACGGCGTACGAATTTGTCGATTTTCTCGTCGCCGCAAAACAAACATACTGGCAGGTTTTGCCGCTCGGGCCGACCGGTTTTGGCGACTCGCCCTATCAGTGTTTCTCGGCGTTTGCCGGGAATACGAACCTGATCTCGCCCGAAACGCTCGTCGACGAAGAATTGCTGACGCAGGAAGAGATCGATGATCGGCCGGATTTTCCGGAAGGACGCGTTGATTTCGGCAGCGTCATCGAATGGAAGAACGCGCTGCTCGAAAAGGCGTATCGGCGATTTCGGTTGACGACGAGCGTCAATCTTCGCGGTTCGTTCGAATCGTTCACGCAGGTCGTCGCCGAATGGCTCGACGATTACGCGCTGTTCCGCGCCATCAAAAAGACGCAGGACCAACATTCGTGGCAGCAGTGGGACGAACCGCTCAAACTTCGCGACGAGACCGCGATTCTCGCCGCGCGAGAGGAACTCCTCGATGAAATACAGGCGCAGAAGTTCTATCAATTCCTGTTTTTCAAGCAATGGTCGCGGCTCAAGAATTACGCCAACGGCAAAGGGATCCGGATCATCGGCGATGTCCCGATCTTCATTTCCCTCGATTCGGCGGACGTTTGGTGCAATCCGCAGGAGTTCAAGCTGAACCGCGACGGTTCGCCGAAGACCGTCGCGGGCGTTCCGCCCGATTACTTTTCGAAGACCGGCCAGCTTTGGGGAAATCCGATCTACAACTGGGATGCGATGCAGGCCGACGGTTTCAAATGGTGGGTTTCGCGCGTGAAATTCACGCTCAAGATGGTCGATATTCTGCGGATCGATCATTTCCGCGGATTCGCCGCGAGTTGGGAAGTGCCGGGCGGCGACAAGACTGCCGAAAATGGCCGCTGGGTCAATGTGCCCGGGAAAGACCTGTTTATGACGCTGCGACGCGAGCTGGGAAGACTGCCGATCCTCGCCGAAGATCTCGGCGTCATTACGCCGGACGTCGAGGAATTACGGGATGGTTTCGGTTTTCCGGGTATGCGGATCTTGCAGTTCGCCTTCGGAGGCGACACGGCGAATCTCGATCTGCCGCACAACTACATCAACAACTGCGTCGTTTACACCGGCACGCACGACAATGACACGACCGTCGGCTGGTTCAATTCGCAGGCCGGCGCCGGTTCGACGCGCGACGAAGACGAGATCAGCCGCGAGCACGATTTTTGTCTGAAATACTTGAATTCGGACGGATCCGAGATTCACTGGGATCTTATCCGCGCCGTGCTCGCGAGCGTCGCGAACACGGCGATCGTGCCGGCGCAGGATCTTTTGGGTTTGGGTACCGAGGCGCGGATGAATCTGCCGGCGTCGGAGTCCGGGAATTGGTTTTGGCAGTGCCGTGACGGCGATCTGTCTGACGAGATCGCCGAACGATTGGGCGAATTGACTGAGATTTACGGGCGCAAGTAGCGGAGAGAAATCCTACGGATGAAGGATTATTCGAGCTATGAGCTATGAGCTATGAGCTATGAGCTTCGAGTTGTCAGCTGACAGCCGGGGCGAGTAATTATCAGTCGTTGCAACTTATGACTAAATGACGAATATGACAAAAACTTTGGGATGCATTTCGGGTCTATTGTTTCTTTTGCCGCTCATCGCATTTGGGCAATCGGTTGAAAAGGTCGAGCCGCCGAGTTGGTGGGCGGGTTCGACGGTCAATCCGGTTCGCGTTTTGCTGACCGGCACCGATTTGAACGGCGCGACGGTCACTGCGCCGCGGGGAAGCGTCTTGCGGGTCTCGAACTTGAAGGCCTCGGCGAACGGTCACTACTTGTTCGCCGACATCGCGATCCGGCCGGCGGCGAAAACGGGGAAATACAAGTTCTCCGTGACGAAGGCGGGAAAATCGTCCGCCTTTGACTTTGAGATCACTGCCAAGAAACGAAGCGCGATCACGCACCGCGGCTACACGCCGGACGACGTGATCTATTTCGTCATTCCGGATCGATTTGCCGACGGCGATATGTCGAACAACGATCCCGAGAAATCGAAGGGGTTGTTTGATCGGCGCTACGGCCGGCATTATCACGGCGGTGATCTTGAGGGCCTGATCGACAAATTGCCGTATCTGAAATCACTCGGGGTAACGGCGATCTGGACTACTCCCGTTTACGACAACAACGACAAGCCCGACTTCAAGGAAATGTACGAGGGAATGCCGTTTACGACCGGCTATCACGGCTACGGAGCCGTCGATATGTACGCCGTCGACGAACATCTCGGCGATATGGCGAAACTCAAGGAATTCATCGCCAAGGCGCAGGCGATGGGATTCAAGGTGATCCAGGACCAAGTTGCAAATCACACCGGACCGTATCATCGCTGGGCGGCCGATCCGCCGACACCGACCTGGTGGAACGGAACGCTCGAGAATCATCTTTCGAACAACTGGCAGAAATGGACGGCGATGAATCCGCGGGCGACCTTGCAGACGCAAAAACGCAACATCGACGGCTGGTTCATTGATATCCTGCCGGATTTCAACCAAGGCGATCCGGAAGTAGAGAAGTATCTGATTCAGAACAGTTTATGGTGGCTTGAGACGGGCGGGTTCGACGCCATTCGAATGGACACGCTGCCGCACGTGCCGCGTTCGTTTTGGGCAAAATGGGGCTCGGCGGTCAAGCGTGAGTATCCGAAAGTAAACATTCTGGGCGAGCTTTTCGACGGCGA
The DNA window shown above is from Acidobacteriota bacterium and carries:
- a CDS encoding tetratricopeptide repeat protein, giving the protein MRIASLISVLIFFSVCATVLSGVASAQRTAPVRKPPAQVDDTPPATKQAIDNAIRLLEQRDFAGAEAEARNAVKLSPRSAVAFNVLGIVLDEQGKSADALTAFSTAIKLAPTFISPKNNLGRLLANQGKLAEALAQFEAVLKIEPTHLQARYNAAAIYAETSKFDKSAEYFALLLKANPADLQLSMAFLNVAYRANRTDEANALADSLETRFSTELRGLFSLGVVLAQGQQYERALRIFRRANEIQPNTFEILYNLGLVLDNLKRQDEAVELLAQAADLKPEAVEVHFRLGVIASERNDHSNAAEEFRHCIDLDPKTPITIPCLDASF
- a CDS encoding cyclomaltodextrinase N-terminal domain-containing protein, coding for MIFRRDNFNETIRFICLLPLAFCLFAAMALAQTVTKVEPPSWWAGHSINPVRLMVRGENFAGARIVSRNPMLKASNLRVNDRGDYLFFDVTIPKTAKIGKYEFEVVTPKGKSAVPFEILPPLNPDLNFKGIGGKDVIYLIMTDRFADGDPANNKNVDRTNPRMWHGGDFKGIKEKIPYLKDLGVTAIWLTPWYDNSNEITTCDKPWCPMASYHGYGAVDYYGVEDHFGTMDDLRTMIAAAKANGIKVIQDQVANHFGFRHPWTKNPPTSTWTPPFEQNRFNNSSLLSPNASRNERANTLSGWFDFTLPDLNQNDPEVRKYLIQNALWWIGVTGIDGIRQDTIQYMPRDFIRDWSLSIKKQYPKFWMVGEVFEEDSAHTAFFQGGKPGWDGIDTNLPSVFDFKLWRTSQEVFTGKKPMRALRDVLKYDALYPNVNDLTVMTNNHDTDRFMSLQGATKEGAKLHTAFVLATRGIPQLYAGEEILMEGGHDPDNRRDFPGGFPGDTVDKFAESGRAADEREMFEWTRKWIDLRRKSIAFSFGKTTDLFYDSDSYVFDRSVVNVIEISAVIVAFNNSDKTKVIELPFGSVRPKPLISDRETVTIEGGKLKMVLAPKSAIAYGH
- a CDS encoding cyclomaltodextrinase N-terminal domain-containing protein, which translates into the protein MTKTLGCISGLLFLLPLIAFGQSVEKVEPPSWWAGSTVNPVRVLLTGTDLNGATVTAPRGSVLRVSNLKASANGHYLFADIAIRPAAKTGKYKFSVTKAGKSSAFDFEITAKKRSAITHRGYTPDDVIYFVIPDRFADGDMSNNDPEKSKGLFDRRYGRHYHGGDLEGLIDKLPYLKSLGVTAIWTTPVYDNNDKPDFKEMYEGMPFTTGYHGYGAVDMYAVDEHLGDMAKLKEFIAKAQAMGFKVIQDQVANHTGPYHRWAADPPTPTWWNGTLENHLSNNWQKWTAMNPRATLQTQKRNIDGWFIDILPDFNQGDPEVEKYLIQNSLWWLETGGFDAIRMDTLPHVPRSFWAKWGSAVKREYPKVNILGELFDGDPALVAYFQTGRKGHDGIDPQIDSLYDFALFYQIRGAFARGESIRGVSQMLSRDWLYPNPNVLTTFLGVHDMERFMHERGATTDGLKMAQTFIMTTRGTPLLYYGDEIAMPGGGDPDNRRDFPGGFAGDGINAFDATGRTKSQNDVWNHLARLGKLRQELEPLRRGKSLDLLDEEQQMAYARLTEKQAVLVVFNNDSKPAEVSFDVSMIKPFGLNTILVDRLDKIDDIRIVDGRLRFTMPARSGGVFTVEQ
- the malQ gene encoding 4-alpha-glucanotransferase; this translates as MPFPRAAGILLHPTSLPSPYGIGDLGRTAYEFVDFLVAAKQTYWQVLPLGPTGFGDSPYQCFSAFAGNTNLISPETLVDEELLTQEEIDDRPDFPEGRVDFGSVIEWKNALLEKAYRRFRLTTSVNLRGSFESFTQVVAEWLDDYALFRAIKKTQDQHSWQQWDEPLKLRDETAILAAREELLDEIQAQKFYQFLFFKQWSRLKNYANGKGIRIIGDVPIFISLDSADVWCNPQEFKLNRDGSPKTVAGVPPDYFSKTGQLWGNPIYNWDAMQADGFKWWVSRVKFTLKMVDILRIDHFRGFAASWEVPGGDKTAENGRWVNVPGKDLFMTLRRELGRLPILAEDLGVITPDVEELRDGFGFPGMRILQFAFGGDTANLDLPHNYINNCVVYTGTHDNDTTVGWFNSQAGAGSTRDEDEISREHDFCLKYLNSDGSEIHWDLIRAVLASVANTAIVPAQDLLGLGTEARMNLPASESGNWFWQCRDGDLSDEIAERLGELTEIYGRK
- a CDS encoding tetratricopeptide repeat protein, encoding MRKFVYVLSALLTAVFGAVAQTPEATPVAVRRTHVDRFRSPESRALKTEAEATEKLKQNPASAETVNDRAVARMRLQNFSGALDDLKRAVELDPKNAEYRANLGYVLWKVGRGEDAIAAEREALRLDEKNYTANYQLGRFLLRTGDRQVLPEAIQKFKRALELDPRLYEVRFELIAAYREIGDLASAGNQLALLQDAKPSEPRVIYVDALLSADRGDMKTAVERFRSALDKDPELYGAWQDLGLLYLKLGRWEDAAATFAELAKRQSNSAEAAYLGALALYNLKRTSDAESEVRRALRLNAGFADARTLLGIILSSKPDGIQEAIESLTQAIALKPNSFDANFYLGRLEYTEGRFNSAFKHLETAAKINPANTEARFFLGTVFESLGESEKALAEYQEIVKLEPASFFGQVGLGALYVKQGKLDEAVAALSNALKTEPNSFEANLTIGRAFILKEMFPQAEESLKRAVELQPKRTDARYQWAIALRRLGRNDEARREFELVEKLNKEFREGRENQ
- a CDS encoding tetratricopeptide repeat protein, which translates into the protein MLGREFLRTGFWEGAIKNYTEAMKLNPNDITSVVGRANANFRKGEWIGAAADYDLVAKLDPNFPKIDYLRGFVHSSAGNFDIARQLLEKFVGKNAESVEALAALGYVALEQGRFDDAETALKKAITLDPADASSLYDFARLAIKQKNYAEAVVRLEKLVTINRVNPQAFYQLFLAYSRLKQTDKANVALAEFKRLDALEKQAQQERIFDEKLRTQKLSAPQ